From the Desulfosarcina sp. BuS5 genome, one window contains:
- a CDS encoding AAA family ATPase gives MKSDNTDENFKGATRYVLDEELAKIVNISMALEMPLLLKGEPGTGKTMLAHAIAESLEMPLIVLNVKSSMKLVEALYQYDTLTRLNDSRFGDSTRDVSNIEEYIKMGKIGQAFVADVRTILLIDEIDKADTDFQDDMLDVLDQMEFDIMEIDKTVKSRQRPVFIITSNAKKDLSDPFLGRCNFHHIAFPDPKMMRKIIKVHFSDIDSNLMENAVAAFYKLREIDSIEKKPATRELLNWIRALRMDPDFKPKQLVKGDIPYMGTLFKKSQDYERAVNLTSRRRL, from the coding sequence ATGAAAAGCGACAACACGGATGAAAATTTTAAAGGCGCGACAAGATATGTTCTGGATGAAGAACTGGCCAAAATTGTGAATATTTCCATGGCGCTTGAGATGCCCCTGCTGCTTAAAGGGGAGCCTGGCACAGGCAAAACCATGCTTGCCCATGCAATTGCAGAGAGCCTGGAAATGCCGCTGATTGTGCTTAATGTTAAATCGAGCATGAAGCTGGTTGAAGCCCTTTATCAGTACGATACCCTCACCCGGCTGAATGACAGCCGCTTCGGTGATTCCACGAGGGATGTGAGCAATATCGAAGAGTATATAAAGATGGGCAAAATAGGTCAGGCCTTTGTCGCTGATGTTAGAACAATCCTCTTGATCGATGAAATAGACAAGGCCGATACTGATTTTCAGGATGACATGCTGGATGTCCTTGATCAGATGGAATTTGATATAATGGAGATAGACAAGACTGTCAAAAGCAGGCAGCGGCCTGTTTTCATAATCACATCCAATGCCAAAAAGGATCTTTCCGATCCTTTCCTGGGAAGGTGCAATTTTCATCATATAGCATTTCCGGATCCCAAAATGATGCGCAAAATTATCAAGGTTCATTTTTCTGATATTGATTCAAACCTTATGGAGAATGCTGTAGCTGCGTTTTACAAACTCCGGGAAATCGATTCAATTGAAAAAAAACCGGCCACCAGGGAACTACTCAACTGGATCAGAGCCTTGAGAATGGACCCTGATTTTAAACCCAAACAACTGGTCAAAGGGGATATACCTTATATGGGAACGCTTTTTAAAAAAAGTCAGGATTATGAAAGGGCTGTTAACCTTACCAGCAGGCGCAGACTGTAG
- the trpS gene encoding tryptophan--tRNA ligase: MTKKKRILSGMRPTGPLHLGNLHGALSNWIKMQEEYECFFFIADWHALTSDYEETGSISQYAEEMMIDWLSAGLAPEKSSLFLQSKIKEHAELFLILSMITPVPWLERNPTYKDQIVQLSNKDLSTFGFLGYPVLQAADIIIYKADGVPVGVDQVPHVEITREIARRFNYLYGEVFPEPKAILAETPKILGIDRRKMSKSYNNAIYLSDSGDEVAKKVAGMITDPNRARKSDPGDPDICNVFDFHKRYSDPDTIATINEECRKAGIGCVECKKIMAKNLIVFLEPIHEKREYYKSKPDLVDSIFADGTEKARGVAQQTMAEVRAAVKIQA, translated from the coding sequence ATGACTAAAAAAAAACGTATACTAAGCGGAATGCGTCCGACGGGGCCTCTGCATCTCGGAAATCTGCATGGGGCTCTTTCAAATTGGATAAAAATGCAGGAAGAATATGAATGCTTTTTCTTTATTGCCGACTGGCATGCACTTACCAGTGACTATGAAGAGACAGGTAGTATTTCACAATATGCCGAAGAAATGATGATAGACTGGCTCAGCGCTGGTCTCGCACCTGAAAAAAGCAGCCTCTTTCTTCAGTCGAAAATTAAAGAACATGCCGAACTCTTTCTTATCCTTTCCATGATAACCCCTGTTCCCTGGCTGGAACGTAACCCTACTTACAAGGATCAGATAGTTCAGCTCAGCAACAAGGACCTCTCAACCTTTGGTTTTTTAGGCTATCCTGTTCTTCAAGCTGCCGACATTATCATTTATAAGGCTGATGGAGTTCCGGTAGGTGTGGATCAGGTTCCCCATGTGGAAATAACAAGGGAAATCGCCAGACGATTCAACTATCTTTACGGTGAAGTCTTTCCTGAGCCAAAAGCCATTCTTGCCGAAACCCCGAAAATATTGGGGATAGACCGCAGAAAAATGAGCAAAAGTTATAACAATGCCATCTATTTATCGGATAGTGGGGATGAAGTTGCAAAAAAAGTTGCCGGAATGATAACCGATCCGAATAGAGCGCGTAAAAGCGACCCAGGTGATCCCGATATATGTAATGTTTTCGATTTTCATAAGCGCTACAGTGATCCTGATACAATCGCCACGATCAACGAAGAATGTCGAAAAGCCGGTATAGGATGTGTAGAATGCAAAAAAATCATGGCAAAAAATCTGATCGTTTTTTTAGAACCGATCCATGAAAAAAGGGAGTATTATAAGTCAAAGCCCGATCTTGTAGATAGTATTTTTGCGGACGGAACTGAAAAAGCAAGGGGAGTCGCCCAACAGACCATGGCCGAGGTCAGGGCTGCCGTAAAAATACAGGCGTAA
- the scpB gene encoding SMC-Scp complex subunit ScpB, with the protein MPLFSIFKQELFEYVINKACRSRNKEHLLFFSFMIKDLKNIVESLLFVAGEPLSIDRFKSIIPKTGARDIKEALSVLGEEYDARKGGFFLRAVAGGYQVRTRPEYTEWVKRLAQNHSSSISRAALETLAIIAYKQPIIRSEIEHIRGVDCGGLLRILIEKKLARVLGRKEIPGRPLIYGTTKEFLEVFDLATLKDLPVPEEIQEKRAPDSDKVPDKNS; encoded by the coding sequence TTGCCATTATTCAGCATCTTCAAACAGGAATTATTCGAATATGTTATCAATAAAGCGTGCCGCAGTCGTAACAAGGAACATCTTTTATTCTTTTCTTTTATGATAAAGGATTTAAAAAATATCGTAGAGAGCCTGTTGTTTGTCGCGGGGGAGCCGCTTTCAATAGATCGTTTTAAAAGCATTATACCAAAAACCGGGGCCAGGGATATAAAAGAAGCGCTCTCAGTTCTTGGAGAAGAATATGATGCACGTAAAGGAGGCTTTTTTTTACGTGCAGTAGCCGGCGGATATCAGGTTAGAACAAGGCCCGAATACACTGAATGGGTTAAACGTTTAGCGCAAAACCATTCATCCAGCATAAGCAGAGCTGCTCTTGAAACCCTGGCGATTATCGCATATAAGCAGCCGATTATACGGAGCGAGATAGAACATATCCGGGGTGTGGATTGCGGCGGCTTGCTGCGCATTCTAATTGAAAAAAAATTAGCCCGGGTTTTAGGGCGTAAAGAGATCCCAGGCAGGCCCTTAATATACGGAACCACCAAAGAGTTTCTTGAGGTTTTTGATCTGGCGACTTTAAAAGATTTGCCGGTACCCGAGGAGATACAGGAAAAACGCGCCCCAGACTCGGATAAAGTCCCGGATAAAAATTCTTGA
- a CDS encoding 2-isopropylmalate synthase translates to MKDRIIFFDTTLRDGEQSPGASMNTAEKMRLAVQLEKLGVDVIEAGFPAASEGDFEAVSEISKKVKNIEIAALTRTGKGDIDQAWGSVCKAAKPRIHIFIATSDLHMAHKLNMTSDEVVQATVDSITYAKKLTDNIEFSAEDGSRSDRDFLCRVFGAAIAAGATTVNLPDTVGYAVPHEYAELIKYVMDNTENMHKAVLSVHCHNDLGLATANTLAAISAGAGQAEVTINGIGERAGNTALEEVVMALTTRPNFYPVSTDINTELICPTSKLVSMITGIIVQPNKAIVGANAFAHEAGIHQDGVLKNPMTYEIMKPETVGLVSNKLVLGKHSGRHALRSHLQEMGYELSDEDMKIVFTKFKEIADKKKSIEDEDLEAIVTEGILRTKDVFLLEYLHVASGTTVFPMASIKLSINGRTVKGSGYGNGPIDAAFNTIAQLADISPELLRFSISALTGGSDAQGEVTVRLKENGLIALGRGADPDIIVASAKAYVNGLNKIEYLKSSKYQESV, encoded by the coding sequence GTGAAAGATAGAATAATTTTTTTTGATACCACATTAAGGGATGGCGAGCAGTCTCCAGGCGCAAGCATGAATACTGCAGAAAAGATGAGGCTGGCGGTGCAACTGGAAAAACTCGGTGTGGATGTTATCGAAGCCGGTTTTCCGGCGGCGTCGGAAGGAGATTTTGAAGCGGTTTCCGAAATTTCAAAGAAGGTAAAAAACATTGAAATTGCCGCTTTAACGCGTACCGGCAAGGGGGATATTGACCAGGCCTGGGGTTCTGTTTGCAAAGCGGCCAAGCCGAGAATACATATATTTATAGCCACCTCGGATCTGCATATGGCTCACAAGTTGAACATGACCAGCGATGAAGTGGTTCAAGCAACTGTTGATTCAATAACATATGCCAAAAAATTGACTGATAATATTGAATTTTCAGCCGAAGACGGGTCACGCAGTGACCGGGATTTTCTATGCCGGGTTTTTGGAGCAGCCATTGCAGCCGGAGCAACAACGGTTAATCTGCCCGATACAGTAGGGTATGCTGTTCCCCATGAATATGCCGAGTTGATCAAATATGTTATGGACAATACTGAAAACATGCACAAGGCGGTATTAAGCGTTCACTGCCACAACGACCTGGGTCTGGCCACGGCCAATACCCTGGCGGCGATTAGTGCGGGCGCCGGCCAGGCCGAAGTAACTATCAACGGAATCGGGGAAAGAGCCGGAAATACCGCCCTGGAAGAAGTTGTTATGGCCCTGACTACCAGGCCCAATTTTTACCCGGTATCAACCGACATTAATACTGAGCTTATTTGTCCAACCAGCAAGCTGGTGAGTATGATAACCGGTATCATTGTACAGCCCAACAAGGCTATTGTCGGAGCCAACGCCTTTGCCCACGAAGCCGGCATTCACCAGGACGGAGTCTTGAAAAATCCCATGACCTATGAGATTATGAAACCTGAAACAGTAGGTCTGGTAAGCAACAAACTTGTCTTAGGGAAGCACTCGGGAAGACATGCTCTTCGCTCACACCTCCAGGAGATGGGATACGAGCTTTCGGATGAAGACATGAAAATAGTATTTACCAAATTTAAAGAAATTGCGGACAAGAAAAAAAGCATAGAAGATGAAGATCTTGAAGCAATCGTTACCGAAGGTATCCTGAGAACCAAGGACGTATTTTTACTTGAATATCTGCATGTGGCCAGCGGAACAACCGTTTTCCCCATGGCAAGTATCAAGCTCAGCATCAACGGCCGGACTGTAAAAGGGTCCGGTTACGGAAACGGGCCGATAGATGCCGCATTTAATACTATCGCGCAACTTGCTGATATCAGCCCCGAGCTATTAAGGTTCTCGATAAGCGCTTTAACCGGAGGCAGCGATGCCCAGGGTGAGGTAACAGTCCGCTTAAAGGAAAACGGCCTGATAGCCCTCGGCCGGGGAGCTGATCCGGATATTATAGTGGCCAGCGCCAAAGCCTATGTTAACGGACTGAACAAGATTGAATACCTTAAATCCTCGAAATACCAGGAATCTGTTTAG
- a CDS encoding B12-binding domain-containing radical SAM protein has protein sequence MKILFIYPNEGSQLGFNYGVAHIAAILKKAGHKVELVQFSGEMGNLPSKDEFCKEIKQSAPDIVGFSVVTNQWPYAKKLAAWVRDATDAPIVCGGIHAMASAREILQSGLFDYIVRGEAEEAFLEFVEKFAGAENVQTVRNLGLIKDGEILINPMRPLPDVKKLPPKDYNIFDFQKIIDAKNGWVGLMGSRGCPFSCTYCFNHQVVAQYRKDLNCSFKQLNYIRHFDVKDVINEIKYLVKNYKNIKMFIFDDDLFTFYKDYVKDFCREYKKTSDIPFVVNAHVGFFDKDRARFLSEANCKIVKFGVESGSERIREKVLHRRMKNAKIINAIETAHSYGLHTSIFLMIGLPDETYDDLMATITLMSKTVPGRYRWSFFYPFPGTKAYDFSFKLKTINSDKMAKMSNFTQGSCLDFGHEHNLLLKKVGLLMPWFVNAYSSLPVADFYRNKIETILQYDASKWEAESENLFNEDKALSNNFVKKGLRHYAIKYNPFMGVISDYFVSEN, from the coding sequence ATGAAAATACTTTTTATTTACCCTAATGAGGGATCGCAATTAGGTTTTAACTACGGGGTTGCGCATATTGCCGCCATACTTAAAAAAGCGGGCCACAAAGTGGAGTTGGTGCAATTCTCCGGGGAGATGGGCAATCTGCCTTCAAAAGATGAGTTTTGCAAGGAAATAAAGCAGTCTGCCCCTGATATTGTGGGCTTTTCCGTTGTAACCAACCAATGGCCATATGCAAAAAAACTTGCCGCATGGGTGCGGGACGCAACCGATGCTCCGATAGTTTGCGGCGGGATTCATGCCATGGCATCCGCCCGTGAGATCCTTCAAAGCGGTCTGTTTGACTACATTGTCCGCGGTGAGGCCGAGGAAGCTTTTCTTGAGTTTGTTGAAAAGTTTGCCGGAGCGGAAAATGTTCAAACAGTCAGGAACCTGGGCTTGATAAAAGACGGTGAAATCCTGATTAACCCGATGCGGCCATTACCGGATGTAAAAAAACTGCCTCCCAAAGATTATAATATATTCGATTTTCAAAAAATTATTGACGCCAAAAACGGGTGGGTTGGATTAATGGGCTCACGAGGATGCCCGTTCTCATGCACCTACTGTTTTAATCATCAGGTGGTAGCGCAATACAGAAAAGATCTGAATTGCAGCTTTAAGCAGTTAAACTACATAAGACATTTTGATGTGAAAGATGTGATCAATGAGATAAAATATCTTGTTAAAAATTATAAAAATATCAAAATGTTTATTTTTGACGACGACCTTTTCACTTTTTACAAGGATTATGTTAAAGATTTTTGTCGTGAATATAAAAAAACCAGTGATATCCCTTTTGTGGTAAATGCCCATGTGGGATTTTTTGATAAAGACCGGGCTCGTTTTTTGTCGGAGGCGAATTGTAAAATCGTAAAATTCGGGGTAGAAAGCGGAAGCGAAAGGATCAGGGAAAAAGTCCTGCACCGCCGCATGAAAAATGCGAAGATTATAAATGCAATTGAAACCGCTCACAGCTACGGATTACATACTTCGATTTTTTTGATGATCGGGCTTCCTGATGAAACCTATGATGATCTTATGGCAACCATAACGCTCATGAGCAAAACTGTTCCGGGGCGTTACAGGTGGTCTTTTTTTTATCCGTTTCCAGGAACCAAAGCCTATGATTTCAGTTTTAAGTTAAAAACCATAAATTCCGACAAAATGGCGAAAATGTCCAATTTTACCCAGGGGTCATGCCTTGACTTTGGTCATGAACATAATCTTTTGCTTAAAAAAGTGGGACTGCTTATGCCCTGGTTTGTGAATGCATACTCCAGCCTTCCGGTTGCAGATTTTTACAGAAACAAAATCGAAACAATTTTACAATACGATGCATCGAAGTGGGAAGCTGAATCTGAAAATTTATTCAATGAAGATAAGGCCTTATCGAATAATTTTGTAAAAAAGGGCTTGAGACACTACGCCATAAAATATAACCCGTTTATGGGTGTTATATCGGATTATTTTGTTTCAGAAAATTGA
- a CDS encoding segregation and condensation protein A: protein MPEDIYKMRLDKVFEGPMDLLVYLIRKNEVDIYNIPIAKITDRYLKYMELMRSMKIDFAGEFLLMAATLIKIKSRMLLPIHGDDDSIQIGLFELIDAFGKIFARIVPEKRIEFTAERISVKRKIADIMEIPEKQNSIPFGELFSESNNKSEVLVSIC from the coding sequence ATGCCCGAAGATATTTACAAGATGCGACTCGATAAAGTTTTTGAAGGGCCCATGGATCTTCTGGTTTACCTGATAAGAAAAAATGAGGTGGACATATACAATATTCCAATAGCTAAAATAACAGATCGATATCTTAAATATATGGAATTGATGAGATCGATGAAGATCGATTTCGCAGGTGAGTTTCTTCTTATGGCTGCTACTCTTATCAAAATAAAATCAAGGATGCTGCTGCCGATTCATGGGGACGATGATTCAATCCAAATTGGTCTTTTTGAACTTATAGATGCTTTCGGAAAAATATTCGCCAGGATAGTCCCTGAGAAAAGGATCGAATTTACCGCCGAGCGTATATCCGTAAAACGTAAAATTGCAGATATCATGGAAATTCCTGAAAAACAGAATTCAATACCTTTTGGCGAGCTATTTAGCGAAAGTAATAATAAAAGCGAAGTGCTAGTTAGTATCTGCTGA
- a CDS encoding vWA domain-containing protein, with protein sequence MFIKFFYTLKEAGIPVSPTSFLTLHKALDSGLINSLNDVYTCSRTILVKSERYFDLFDQVFAHCFEGAEMPDLDAIELDEMTRALLDEWLQDPQILVDALGIDESEISKLTPEELLEYFKERLKEQTGRHAGGNKWIGTGGTSPVGHSGYHPGGMRVGGVSRNKSAIKVALERRYKDYSLSGPLTQEMVGEALKRLRHMVPAGPKDQIDIDETLYQTMKNGGDIDIVFTRSLKDRLKIILLIDNGGWSMDPYIAVVQTIFDYARTQFKEVKTFFFHNTIYGTVWEDPPRTRKPKKVEEFARIDPETRLIFIGDASMAPYELMATDGSIYVTERSGKPSVGHLKFLAESFPHSAWLNPVPQSMWGYTQTISVIYGIFPMFELTIDGLEKAIAHLMMK encoded by the coding sequence ATGTTTATCAAATTTTTTTATACATTAAAAGAAGCCGGAATTCCCGTAAGCCCGACATCTTTTTTGACCCTTCACAAGGCGCTTGACAGCGGGCTGATTAATTCCCTCAACGATGTCTACACCTGCTCCAGAACAATCCTGGTCAAAAGCGAACGCTATTTCGATCTTTTCGATCAGGTCTTTGCGCACTGTTTTGAGGGCGCTGAAATGCCTGATTTGGATGCAATTGAACTAGATGAGATGACAAGGGCTCTGCTTGACGAATGGCTCCAGGATCCCCAAATCCTGGTGGATGCCCTTGGAATTGACGAGTCGGAAATAAGCAAGCTTACGCCGGAAGAGCTGCTGGAATACTTCAAGGAAAGATTAAAAGAGCAGACCGGCCGTCATGCCGGCGGAAACAAGTGGATCGGCACAGGCGGCACTTCTCCTGTGGGGCATTCAGGCTACCATCCCGGAGGCATGCGAGTCGGCGGTGTCTCAAGAAATAAATCCGCTATCAAAGTCGCTCTTGAAAGGAGATACAAAGATTATTCGCTAAGCGGACCCTTAACCCAGGAGATGGTGGGCGAGGCTTTGAAAAGACTCAGGCATATGGTGCCGGCCGGTCCCAAAGATCAGATTGATATAGACGAAACCCTCTATCAAACCATGAAAAATGGAGGGGATATAGATATAGTATTTACCAGGAGCCTGAAAGACCGCCTCAAGATTATCTTGCTGATAGACAATGGAGGATGGTCGATGGATCCTTATATTGCAGTGGTTCAAACTATTTTCGATTATGCAAGGACCCAGTTCAAGGAGGTTAAAACCTTTTTTTTTCATAATACCATTTACGGCACTGTCTGGGAAGATCCTCCCAGGACCAGGAAGCCTAAAAAAGTAGAAGAATTCGCCAGGATCGATCCTGAAACGCGTCTGATATTTATTGGTGACGCGAGCATGGCACCGTATGAACTGATGGCCACCGACGGATCCATCTATGTTACTGAACGAAGCGGCAAGCCGAGTGTTGGGCATTTAAAATTTCTTGCCGAAAGTTTTCCTCATTCGGCATGGCTTAATCCTGTGCCTCAAAGCATGTGGGGTTATACGCAAACAATTTCGGTAATATACGGTATCTTCCCTATGTTTGAGCTAACCATCGACGGCCTGGAGAAAGCAATTGCACATTTGATGATGAAATAG
- a CDS encoding transposase: MIKNTFEEVLSDEWVKANITNPVQELVIIRGIIPWQKMITKLCKFYNTSQGAFGKSLRMMTAILICIKYYQLSDRQMVKHIKENHYIQYFCNITNEELQTCLDPSSICVFRKRIGEEGVEIIEKEVFEVLRKAGIIQGDNAMIDSSVLKNNVIYPNDVHLIFKAFDKMKQFAVLHQISLWWDNNEVKKLWREFFLNKKQNRLEWLLKFNILFIPALKIFDKKVESLKTTKKKQIKADNMFAILTILEAQTLEKLEGKKQIKNRIVSIDEPDARPIVKGKEHPKCEFGTTMEMTFNREGFMITIENFIGNPNDKTLFAGTLEQFKKRMKGEPENIITDLGYRSNGNFKIADNISNVFLGRKKDVSEEKQSFCCKARSATEGFIAIAKNIRGFGCSLYRGFEGDRIWSLLCQTAYNLKKFIQLLMGEKIEEKKLMKLGLA, encoded by the coding sequence ATGATAAAAAATACTTTTGAAGAAGTTCTTTCTGATGAATGGGTGAAAGCAAATATAACCAATCCAGTTCAGGAATTGGTTATTATCCGTGGGATAATTCCATGGCAAAAAATGATTACAAAGTTGTGTAAATTTTATAACACCAGTCAGGGTGCTTTTGGAAAATCTCTCAGGATGATGACAGCGATTTTGATTTGTATAAAATACTATCAATTAAGTGATAGGCAAATGGTTAAGCATATAAAAGAAAACCACTATATTCAATATTTTTGTAACATCACAAATGAGGAATTGCAAACATGCCTGGATCCGAGTTCTATATGTGTATTTCGAAAACGTATAGGTGAAGAAGGTGTTGAAATTATAGAAAAAGAAGTTTTTGAGGTTCTACGCAAAGCTGGGATAATACAGGGTGATAATGCTATGATAGATTCAAGCGTATTGAAAAATAACGTTATCTATCCAAATGATGTACATTTAATTTTTAAAGCTTTTGACAAAATGAAACAATTTGCCGTTTTGCATCAAATCTCCTTGTGGTGGGACAATAATGAAGTAAAAAAATTATGGCGAGAATTTTTTTTGAACAAAAAACAAAACCGTTTGGAATGGTTACTCAAATTTAATATATTATTTATTCCTGCTCTAAAAATATTTGATAAAAAAGTTGAATCATTAAAGACCACAAAGAAAAAACAAATAAAAGCTGACAATATGTTTGCTATTCTTACTATTCTTGAAGCACAAACCTTAGAAAAACTCGAAGGTAAAAAACAGATAAAAAACCGGATTGTATCCATTGATGAACCGGATGCCCGCCCGATTGTAAAAGGAAAAGAGCATCCGAAGTGTGAATTCGGCACAACAATGGAAATGACTTTCAATAGGGAAGGATTCATGATTACCATTGAAAATTTTATCGGTAATCCAAATGATAAAACGCTTTTTGCTGGAACACTCGAACAGTTCAAAAAACGGATGAAAGGCGAACCGGAAAATATTATTACCGACCTTGGTTACAGAAGCAATGGTAATTTTAAAATTGCAGACAATATCAGTAACGTTTTTTTGGGGCGTAAAAAAGATGTATCCGAAGAAAAACAGAGTTTTTGCTGTAAAGCCCGTTCAGCAACAGAAGGTTTCATAGCTATTGCAAAAAATATTAGAGGTTTTGGATGCAGTCTTTATAGAGGATTTGAAGGAGACCGTATATGGTCATTGCTTTGTCAAACCGCTTATAATCTTAAAAAGTTTATTCAGCTTCTAATGGGAGAAAAGATTGAAGAAAAAAAACTGATGAAACTCGGGCTGGCATAA
- the cimA gene encoding citramalate synthase, translating to MDPVLLYDTTLRDGTQGEYISFTAKEKIVIARRLDDMGIHYIEGGWPGSNPRDMVFFDLAKDINFKNSRLTAFGATRKPGIIPGNDNNLKALLNSGTDTVTIFGKTWDLHVEQIMQNSLKENLAMINDSVAFLKEKGREVIFDAEHFFDGYKANKEYALQSLFAAADGGADILVLCDTNGGTLPFDIETIIACLINRLKKKYNQVDGSLPVKIGIHTHNDSGLAVANSITAVRAGADMVQGTINGYGERCGNADLTSIIPILALKMGLPGLSKENIKKLKNISRFISDTANMTPLSNRPFVGKSAFAHKGGIHVSAIMKNPMAYEHMQPELVGNKRRVLMSDLSGKSNVEYKAKELGIDLDAEGVDSSRLVARIKELEQQGYQFETADGSLKLLMERFKDRFKPMFELKSFMVTIIKEKDKPCTAQASIKISAKGVEKITVAEGDGPVSALDNAIRKALNKFYPDVLSSTQLVDFKVRVIDGREGTKAKVRVIIESRDKNNIWSTIGVSEDIIEASWQALADSLQYKLSKEGE from the coding sequence ATGGATCCAGTCCTCTTGTATGATACCACCCTGCGTGATGGTACACAGGGTGAATATATCAGTTTTACAGCCAAGGAAAAAATCGTCATAGCGCGAAGGCTTGATGATATGGGTATCCATTATATTGAGGGCGGATGGCCCGGTTCCAATCCAAGAGATATGGTTTTTTTTGACCTGGCAAAGGATATAAATTTTAAAAATTCCAGGTTAACTGCATTTGGCGCAACAAGGAAGCCGGGCATTATTCCTGGAAATGATAATAACCTGAAAGCGCTTCTCAACAGCGGCACGGACACGGTTACGATTTTTGGAAAAACATGGGATCTGCATGTTGAGCAGATCATGCAGAACAGCCTTAAAGAGAACCTTGCAATGATCAATGATTCCGTTGCTTTTTTAAAAGAAAAGGGACGTGAAGTAATTTTTGATGCCGAACATTTTTTTGACGGATATAAGGCCAACAAAGAGTACGCATTGCAATCTCTATTTGCGGCTGCAGACGGCGGAGCGGATATACTGGTATTATGCGATACAAACGGAGGTACGCTTCCCTTTGACATTGAAACTATCATTGCCTGCCTGATAAACAGGTTGAAAAAAAAATATAATCAAGTGGATGGGTCGCTTCCGGTCAAGATCGGCATACATACGCATAACGACAGCGGACTTGCTGTGGCTAATTCCATAACCGCAGTTCGGGCAGGAGCTGATATGGTACAGGGCACCATTAACGGCTACGGAGAAAGATGCGGCAATGCGGATCTTACATCAATTATCCCGATTCTGGCATTAAAGATGGGACTGCCCGGCCTTTCCAAAGAAAATATTAAAAAACTAAAGAATATATCGCGATTTATCAGTGATACAGCGAATATGACGCCCCTTAGCAACAGACCCTTTGTCGGGAAAAGTGCTTTTGCGCACAAAGGCGGAATTCATGTCAGCGCTATTATGAAAAATCCCATGGCTTACGAACATATGCAGCCGGAGCTGGTGGGAAACAAACGCCGTGTCTTAATGTCGGATCTTTCCGGAAAGAGTAATGTGGAGTATAAGGCCAAAGAACTCGGGATAGATCTGGATGCAGAAGGGGTTGACAGCAGCCGCCTGGTAGCACGAATCAAAGAGCTGGAGCAGCAGGGTTATCAATTTGAGACTGCGGATGGCTCCTTAAAGTTATTGATGGAAAGATTTAAAGATCGGTTTAAGCCGATGTTTGAGTTAAAATCCTTTATGGTGACAATTATAAAGGAAAAGGACAAACCATGCACTGCTCAGGCTTCGATTAAAATTTCAGCCAAGGGAGTCGAAAAAATTACGGTTGCCGAAGGAGATGGCCCTGTAAGCGCTTTGGACAATGCAATTCGTAAGGCTCTGAATAAATTTTACCCGGATGTCCTCTCATCAACCCAGCTTGTAGATTTCAAGGTAAGAGTAATAGATGGTCGTGAAGGAACAAAGGCAAAGGTCAGAGTTATTATAGAATCCAGAGACAAAAATAATATATGGAGCACCATAGGTGTTTCCGAAGACATAATAGAGGCAAGCTGGCAGGCGCTGGCAGATAGTTTGCAGTATAAACTGTCAAAAGAAGGAGAGTAA
- the mobB gene encoding molybdopterin-guanine dinucleotide biosynthesis protein B, which produces MNNKSKSSSPPILSVIGNSGSGKTTLLVKLISRFKQRGLKVGTIKHDVHGFEIDKPGKDSWRHKQAGAVTTVISSYSKIGIVKDADHDHSPEELLPFFLGTDLILTEGYKRGNQPKIEVFRPEICKEPVSQGDEDLIAVISDVHLDFDVPRFRLNDLEDLVEFLIAYFTL; this is translated from the coding sequence TTGAATAACAAATCTAAAAGCTCGTCCCCACCAATTCTTTCAGTCATAGGCAATTCCGGATCAGGAAAGACTACTCTTCTGGTAAAGCTGATTTCAAGGTTCAAACAGCGCGGGCTGAAAGTCGGCACCATCAAGCACGATGTTCATGGTTTTGAAATCGATAAACCGGGCAAGGACAGCTGGAGGCATAAACAAGCAGGTGCTGTCACAACCGTTATCTCTTCATACTCAAAAATTGGTATAGTCAAAGACGCAGATCATGACCATAGCCCTGAAGAGTTACTGCCATTTTTTTTAGGAACAGATCTAATCCTTACAGAAGGTTATAAACGAGGAAATCAGCCTAAAATTGAAGTATTCAGACCTGAGATATGTAAAGAACCTGTATCTCAAGGAGATGAAGATCTGATTGCAGTTATCAGTGATGTTCATCTGGATTTTGACGTTCCCAGGTTTCGGCTGAACGATTTAGAAGATCTTGTCGAATTTTTAATAGCCTACTTCACTCTTTGA